Genomic segment of Candidatus Palauibacter australiensis:
TCATCGGCCAGGTCGGCCCCGCTGTACGCGGCCACCACGCCCTCCGCGGCCTCGGCGTCGGAAACGTCCACCGAGTTAATGCGCGCCGAACCGTGCGGACTGCGCACGAGCGCCGCATGAAGCATGCCGGGCAGCGTGAGGCCTTCCAGGAACGCGCCCTGCCCCGTGAGAAGCTTGGGATCCTCTTTCCTCGGGACCCCACCGCCAACGTATTTTTCAGCCGTCGCCATGTTCTCTCTCCTCGCCTAAGAGCCCATGTCGTCGGCGGCCGCGAGCACCGCCTTGACGATGTTGTGGTAGCCGGTGCACCGGCAGAGGTTGCCCTCCAGCGCGAGCCGGACGTCGTCCTCCGTGGGCGACGGGTTCTCATCCAGGTATCCCACCGCGGCCATCATCATCCCCGGCGTGCAGAACCCGCATTGCAGACCGTGGTTCTCGTGGAACGCCTTCTGGACCGGGTGCCAGTCGCCGTTGCTCGCGAGCCCCTCGACCGTGGCCACGTCCGCGCCGTCCGCCTGGACAGCGAGCACGGTACACGACTTCACCGACTGACCGTTCATCAGAATCGTGCAGGCGCCGCACGAGGACGTGTCGCAGCCCACGTTGGTGCCGGTCAGTTCGAGTTGTTCGCGGATGAAATGAACGAGGAGGGTGCGGGGTTCGACGTCCGCCTCGTGCCGAACCCCGTTCACGGTCATGGAGATGCGCTTCATGCGGCCACTCCTGATCCTGTGCCGGCGGGAGCGCCGGCGGAGCTCCCGGAACGGGACTCATCCGGCCGCCCGTCGGCCGGGGGGATTCAGTCTAGAACGGGCTGCGGGGCCGGGGCAACCGGGCCGGGCCCGGGAGTCGGCGGGAGTGGTTAGCGGGCCGGGTCCGGGGTCGGCGCGTCGAACGTGAGGGCGA
This window contains:
- a CDS encoding (2Fe-2S)-binding protein gives rise to the protein MKRISMTVNGVRHEADVEPRTLLVHFIREQLELTGTNVGCDTSSCGACTILMNGQSVKSCTVLAVQADGADVATVEGLASNGDWHPVQKAFHENHGLQCGFCTPGMMMAAVGYLDENPSPTEDDVRLALEGNLCRCTGYHNIVKAVLAAADDMGS